A segment of the Natrinema salaciae genome:
CCATCTGAAGCGGCGTTGCGAGCGTGAGCATAGCACCCACTCCCACAACGGCCCACATAAATATCAGCGACCGTCCGCGCCCGTTCTGGTGGCTAAGCCCGGGCTACAGGTCCCGTCCCGAGACTGTCACCGGAAGGGGAACTAGGCGTCCCCGAAGAACGCTCGACACAGTTTCGCCTCGGCCGTCCGCAGGTGCTCGTGGAAGGTCGGCCGCGAGACGCCCATCGACTGGGCGAGTTCCTCACCGGTCGTCGGCCGCGGCCACTCGAAGTAACCACCGAGGTAGGCCCGCTGTAACGCACCGAACTGGCGGTCCGTCAGCGCCTCCTCGAGTCGGGCGGCGAACTCCTGGCGGGTCTCGGCGTCGCGGTCCCGCTGCTGGAACGAGACGACGTCGGTCCCGGCGTAGCGGTCTTCGACGGCCTCGACGATCGAGCGGACGTTTGCCGACCGGGGTATCTCGAGGGTCACGCGCGCTCGACCGTCCTCGGTCTCGACGGCTTCCGTGCGGACACCGCGTTCGGAGAGCCAGGCGACGAGGTCGTCGGACCCGGTGAGTTCGATCAGGCACTCCTCGTCGCGCTCGACGACGACGCGACAGTCGACGTCGGACAGTTCCTCGGCGGCGGCGAGGAGTTCGTCGGCGTCCGCCCCGGTGACGGTAAACAGCGACGCCGTCTCGTCGTCGGTTCGGTGGACCGATCGACGATACTCGAGTCGACAGTCGGCCGCCGCGGAGAGGGCGACGGGTGCGAAGACCTGGTCGGTCAGCTCGAGTTCGACGGCGACGACGGCGTCGGTCGCAAGCATACGACTGGTTTCGCGGGCGTTGACCCCGCTCGCGACCGCGCGTGCGAGCGCGGAGAGGATAACCGTCTCGCGGTCGTCGACGGTGCGGTCCGTCCGGACCGTCAGCACGCCGTACTCGATGTCGTTGTACGACAGCGGAAACGCGGCGCGGGTCGTCCCGTCGACGGTCTCGACGGCGGGGTCGTTCGTCGCGAGCGTTTCGGCGGCGGGATGGTCGTCGTCGATCGCGATGGTATCCCGCTCCGGGTCGACGCCCGCGCTCGAGCGGACGTCGATCGTCCCCGTCGCGGGATTCCGTTCGCCGATCCAGGCGCCCTCGTAGGCGTCCTCGTCGGCGACCCGCGAGCAAACTTCGGCCTCGAGCTCCGTGCGGTCGGTCGAGCCAGCGACGACGGCCGTGACGTCCTGGATCAGTCCCTCGACGCGGTCGAGGATGTACTCGAGTTCCGCGGTCCGCCGCTCGAGTGCGAGTTCGGCCTCCTTGCGCGCGGTGATGTCGTTCTGGAAGCCGACGTAGTTGGTCACGCGGCCGTTCTCGTCCCGAACCGGGGCGATCGTCACCTCGTTCCAGAACTCGGTGCCGTCCTTGCGGTAGTTTTTCAGTTCGACGGTGACCGGTCGGTCGGCGTCGATCGCCGCCGCCATCTCGGCGATCGCGTCCGGGTCCGACTCCTCGCCCTGCAGGAACCGACAGTTCCGACCGACGACGTCGTCGAATTCGTACCCGGTGATCGCCTCGTACGCCTCGTTGACGTAGACGAGCGGATTGTCCTCGCGGTCGGGGTCGGAGATCGTGACCCCGACGGGTGCTTCCTCGAGCGCGCGGTCTTTGACCAGCCGGTCGCTCTCATCTGCCGGGGTGCCGTCGGTGTCCGCGGCCGCGACGTCGGTTCCGCGACCGGCGTCGTCGCCGTCGAACGTAATCGTCGCACCGTCGGCCCCGCGGTGAACGCGGGCACTGCCCGGCTCACCCGCGACGTCGATCCGCCGGGCGGTGCCGACCGTCGTCTCGTCGATCGCGGCTGCGAGCCGATCCCAGTACGCGTCGAGTGCCGACGCCGGATCGCGCTCACCGTCGCCGAGTTCGAACGTCTCCCGGGCGGCCGCGTTCGCGTACGTTATCGTTCCGTCCGCGACGGCCACGACCGGATCGACCACGTGCTCGAGCGCACGGGCCGCCCCTGTCGCGTCGTCGACGGTGCCACCGCGGTCCGCGTCGACATCGGTCATGAGTTACCCTACGACGGGACGCCTAAGAACCGTTATGATCGGGAGACGATTCAGCCGGCGGACGAGTGGGCTAGAATGATATACGTTAACACTGCGTATGGACACGTATGCCAGTACACCGATCACCGTTCGAGCGGCTCCGGGAGAAGTTCGACGAGTCGGAACTGCGCTGTCCGGCGTGTGGCTACGTCGACACCGAGGGCGGCTGGCGCGTCACCACCTCGGGCGGGCGAGTCCGCTACCAGTTCGTCTGTCCGACCTGCGACGCCGTCGAGACCAGAGAGCTCCGGCTCGACTGATTGCTCGCGCGGATTCGGTCGCGG
Coding sequences within it:
- a CDS encoding HVO_0649 family zinc finger protein, with product MPVHRSPFERLREKFDESELRCPACGYVDTEGGWRVTTSGGRVRYQFVCPTCDAVETRELRLD
- a CDS encoding bacterio-opsin activator domain-containing protein — protein: MTDVDADRGGTVDDATGAARALEHVVDPVVAVADGTITYANAAARETFELGDGERDPASALDAYWDRLAAAIDETTVGTARRIDVAGEPGSARVHRGADGATITFDGDDAGRGTDVAAADTDGTPADESDRLVKDRALEEAPVGVTISDPDREDNPLVYVNEAYEAITGYEFDDVVGRNCRFLQGEESDPDAIAEMAAAIDADRPVTVELKNYRKDGTEFWNEVTIAPVRDENGRVTNYVGFQNDITARKEAELALERRTAELEYILDRVEGLIQDVTAVVAGSTDRTELEAEVCSRVADEDAYEGAWIGERNPATGTIDVRSSAGVDPERDTIAIDDDHPAAETLATNDPAVETVDGTTRAAFPLSYNDIEYGVLTVRTDRTVDDRETVILSALARAVASGVNARETSRMLATDAVVAVELELTDQVFAPVALSAAADCRLEYRRSVHRTDDETASLFTVTGADADELLAAAEELSDVDCRVVVERDEECLIELTGSDDLVAWLSERGVRTEAVETEDGRARVTLEIPRSANVRSIVEAVEDRYAGTDVVSFQQRDRDAETRQEFAARLEEALTDRQFGALQRAYLGGYFEWPRPTTGEELAQSMGVSRPTFHEHLRTAEAKLCRAFFGDA